One segment of Geomonas ferrireducens DNA contains the following:
- a CDS encoding shikimate kinase: MERLTLIGMPGSGKSAIGRTVAARLGWEFIDTDHCIEQRFGKKLQAVVDELDAEEFRRVEEETVLALAPDDHAVISTGGSVVYSDAAMRHLASLSTIIFLALPVQKLHERIASEAPRGIVGMSEGGLDELYERRFALYQKHAHHVVLLNDETLEEAATRILSQFRLTSNH; the protein is encoded by the coding sequence ATGGAACGACTCACCTTGATAGGGATGCCAGGCTCCGGCAAGAGCGCCATCGGCCGTACCGTCGCCGCGCGGCTCGGCTGGGAGTTCATCGACACCGATCATTGCATCGAGCAGCGCTTCGGGAAAAAGCTGCAGGCCGTGGTCGACGAGCTCGATGCGGAAGAATTCCGCCGGGTCGAGGAGGAGACCGTGCTGGCGCTTGCCCCTGACGACCACGCCGTCATCTCCACCGGGGGAAGCGTGGTCTATTCGGACGCCGCCATGCGTCACCTCGCCTCGCTCTCCACCATCATCTTCCTCGCCCTCCCAGTTCAAAAGCTGCATGAACGTATAGCAAGCGAAGCACCGCGCGGCATTGTCGGGATGAGTGAAGGCGGTCTCGATGAGCTGTACGAACGGCGCTTCGCACTGTATCAGAAGCATGCTCACCACGTTGTGCTGCTGAACGACGAGACTCTCGAAGAGGCCGCAACCAGGATACTGTCCCAGTTCCGTCTCACATCAAACCACTGA
- a CDS encoding cold-shock protein encodes MAKGVVKWFNDSKGFGFIEQENGEDVFVHFSAIQSDGFKSLAEGDSVTFDVQQGPKGLQAANVVRI; translated from the coding sequence ATGGCTAAAGGTGTAGTTAAGTGGTTCAATGACAGCAAGGGTTTTGGTTTCATCGAGCAGGAGAACGGTGAGGATGTGTTCGTACACTTCTCCGCGATCCAGTCCGACGGCTTCAAGTCCCTGGCAGAAGGCGATTCCGTAACTTTCGACGTGCAGCAGGGGCCGAAAGGTCTCCAGGCGGCCAACGTAGTCAGGATTTAA
- a CDS encoding pentapeptide repeat-containing protein, whose protein sequence is MNRPFAAHIARITLAAWLAATYPVLALGADAPAPAPAKEAPTKDSAAKESAEAQTLKAAEAKLAALAREVESGKSAAQVSKKKGGKKQVKGKKKKVTKGKKSAKGKGGGAAVNAKVTNRRMTQPEVQRILSSTRDFSGADLSGLNLVGYDLAGAKFNRTNLQSANLERANLAETDLELADLTGANLRGASLNQARLRGTRMAGAKLDGALWTDKTICRPGSVGTCIE, encoded by the coding sequence ATGAACCGCCCTTTTGCAGCCCATATCGCACGCATCACCCTCGCCGCCTGGCTGGCCGCGACCTATCCCGTACTTGCACTGGGGGCCGACGCCCCTGCACCCGCTCCCGCCAAGGAGGCACCCACCAAAGATAGCGCGGCCAAGGAGAGCGCCGAGGCACAGACCCTAAAGGCCGCCGAAGCGAAGCTGGCCGCCCTCGCCAGGGAAGTGGAATCGGGGAAGTCCGCGGCCCAGGTCAGCAAAAAGAAGGGGGGCAAAAAGCAGGTCAAGGGGAAGAAAAAGAAGGTAACGAAGGGTAAGAAAAGCGCGAAGGGCAAGGGGGGGGGCGCGGCGGTCAATGCGAAGGTCACGAACCGGCGCATGACCCAGCCCGAGGTGCAGAGGATCCTCTCCTCCACGCGCGACTTCTCCGGTGCCGACCTAAGCGGACTAAACCTTGTGGGTTACGACCTGGCGGGCGCCAAATTCAACCGCACCAACCTGCAGTCCGCGAACCTCGAGCGGGCGAACCTGGCGGAGACCGACCTCGAGCTCGCCGACCTGACCGGCGCCAACCTGCGCGGCGCCTCGCTGAACCAGGCACGCCTCAGGGGAACCCGAATGGCGGGGGCCAAGCTCGATGGGGCGCTTTGGACCGACAAGACCATCTGCCGTCCCGGCTCGGTCGGGACCTGCATCGAGTAA
- a CDS encoding rhomboid family intramembrane serine protease — translation MKIIDRLDRKFGRYAIPNITIYLIAGQSFFYLMYMTGKLDRMATYFSADLFMSGEWWRIFTIPFDPPRSSLIFTLIAWYFFYMLGSTLEEHWGAFRYNIYLILGCLITFLASFLIPSYPVSNAFLAGSVFLAFATLFPEFQILLFFILPVRIKWLALLTWLGYAYQLVFGGWPARVMVLAATANYLIFFAHDIYLNLRHGKRQIAKKVRFAPREEVLVHRCTTCGITEKTHPDMDFRYCPKCNGQYGYCRDHIFSHEHKK, via the coding sequence ATGAAGATAATTGACCGACTGGACCGGAAGTTCGGCCGCTACGCCATCCCGAATATCACCATCTACCTCATCGCGGGGCAATCCTTCTTCTACCTCATGTACATGACGGGGAAGCTGGACCGGATGGCGACCTACTTCTCCGCCGACCTCTTCATGTCGGGTGAATGGTGGCGCATCTTCACCATCCCGTTCGACCCGCCGCGCTCCAGCCTCATCTTCACCCTGATCGCCTGGTATTTCTTCTACATGCTCGGCTCTACCCTTGAGGAACACTGGGGCGCCTTCCGGTACAACATTTACCTCATCCTGGGGTGCCTGATCACCTTCCTGGCGTCCTTTTTGATACCGTCATACCCGGTAAGCAACGCCTTCCTGGCAGGCTCGGTCTTCCTCGCCTTCGCCACGCTCTTCCCGGAGTTCCAGATACTGCTCTTCTTCATCCTGCCGGTACGCATCAAGTGGCTCGCCCTTCTCACCTGGCTCGGCTACGCCTACCAGCTCGTCTTCGGTGGGTGGCCCGCCCGGGTCATGGTGCTTGCAGCCACGGCCAACTACCTGATCTTCTTCGCGCACGACATCTACCTGAACCTGCGCCACGGCAAGAGGCAGATCGCGAAGAAGGTGCGCTTCGCCCCGCGCGAGGAGGTGCTGGTGCACCGGTGCACCACCTGCGGCATCACGGAGAAGACGCACCCTGACATGGACTTCCGATACTGCCCCAAGTGCAACGGGCAGTACGGCTACTGCAGGGATCACATCTTCAGCCACGAACACAAGAAATAG
- a CDS encoding GGDEF domain-containing protein, translated as MTLIQKITAGYAAMALFTAAALVFSSYNIYRSTNISRDIANKELPVISALIELRTSLLAQESFAGKYVILRDPAFIDLFHQRQAEAQASLTMLERTPPTPDLTELKRLYLEYQKASEKVFSGQSAGTGALRTPALRVLNAIDTSYLKRRDKLKVVLARADEQQKRTVWWTIAISCTGFLLAIGVAPVVTYRTFGAIRELQSATHRIAAGDFDYRPEVPYGDEISDLARDFTKMAARLKVLEQMSLDASPLTRLPGNIAIERVLEERLQGGAPFAFCYADLDNFKPYGDHYGYAKGSELLRLTGDLIQAAVKDNGGGDGFVGHVGGDDFVMVIPMDRVKPVCEEVISSFNAEVVKHYSPEDLRAGGIEGSDRYGVQRFFPVMTISIAVIVCGRDQFASAVEIARAAAKVKDRAKGKTGSTYLIGTPERETA; from the coding sequence ATGACCCTGATCCAGAAGATAACGGCAGGCTACGCAGCCATGGCGCTCTTCACCGCCGCGGCCCTGGTCTTCTCTTCCTACAACATCTACCGCAGCACCAACATCTCCCGGGATATCGCCAACAAAGAGCTCCCCGTCATCAGCGCCCTCATCGAGCTGCGCACCTCGCTGCTGGCACAGGAAAGTTTCGCCGGAAAGTACGTCATCCTTAGGGACCCTGCGTTCATAGACCTTTTTCACCAGCGGCAGGCCGAGGCGCAGGCGAGCCTCACCATGCTGGAGCGGACGCCCCCCACACCGGATCTAACGGAGCTGAAGCGGCTCTATCTCGAATACCAGAAGGCCTCGGAAAAGGTCTTTTCCGGCCAATCGGCGGGGACCGGAGCGCTGCGTACCCCGGCGCTCCGGGTCCTGAACGCCATCGATACGAGCTACCTTAAACGCAGGGACAAGCTGAAGGTGGTGCTCGCGCGCGCCGACGAACAGCAGAAGCGGACCGTCTGGTGGACCATCGCCATCTCCTGCACCGGCTTTCTCCTCGCCATCGGCGTCGCCCCGGTGGTCACCTACCGCACCTTCGGAGCGATCAGGGAGCTGCAAAGCGCCACGCACCGGATCGCCGCCGGCGACTTCGACTACCGCCCCGAGGTCCCCTACGGCGACGAGATCAGCGACCTCGCCCGCGACTTCACCAAGATGGCGGCGCGGCTCAAGGTACTCGAACAGATGAGCCTCGACGCAAGCCCGCTCACCCGGCTCCCCGGGAACATAGCGATAGAGCGGGTGCTCGAGGAGCGGCTGCAAGGCGGCGCCCCTTTCGCCTTCTGCTACGCCGACCTCGACAACTTCAAGCCGTACGGCGACCACTACGGCTACGCCAAGGGAAGCGAACTGCTCCGCCTGACCGGCGACCTGATCCAGGCAGCGGTGAAAGACAACGGGGGGGGGGATGGCTTCGTCGGGCACGTGGGGGGGGACGACTTCGTCATGGTGATCCCTATGGACCGGGTGAAGCCGGTCTGCGAGGAAGTGATCAGCAGCTTCAATGCCGAGGTGGTCAAACACTACTCCCCCGAAGACCTGAGGGCCGGCGGGATCGAGGGGAGCGACCGCTACGGCGTGCAGCGCTTCTTCCCGGTGATGACCATCTCCATCGCGGTGATCGTCTGCGGCAGGGACCAGTTCGCCTCCGCCGTCGAGATCGCGAGGGCCGCAGCCAAGGTGAAGGACCGTGCCAAGGGGAAGACTGGGAGCACCTACCTGATCGGGACCCCGGAAAGGGAGACTGCATGA
- a CDS encoding serine/threonine protein kinase, which produces MHDAQHPFHTLTPNFIMDAVESQGFRCDCRTSALNSYENRVYQVGIEEEKPLIAKFYRPGRWSDDQIIEEHRFTLELAGHELSVVAPWLNQAGASLFHYKGFRFALYPRQGGHAPEFDNDANLLILGRMLGRIHSIGAVRPFEHRPALTSGDFGYDSSAFIAERFIPDEYRESYQAVTRQLLQGIDDAFASVPQLACVRAHGDCHAGNILWRDDAPHFVDFDDARMAPAVQDLWMMLSGDRPRQLAQLAQLVKGYREFYDFNPAELRLIEPLRALRMMHYSAWLARRWDDPAFPVAFPWFNTVRYWGEHLLQLREQLAALDEPPLELP; this is translated from the coding sequence ATGCATGACGCGCAGCACCCGTTTCACACCCTGACCCCGAACTTCATCATGGACGCCGTGGAGAGCCAGGGGTTCCGCTGTGACTGCCGCACCTCGGCCCTCAACAGCTACGAGAACCGCGTCTACCAGGTGGGGATAGAGGAGGAAAAGCCGCTCATCGCCAAGTTCTACCGGCCCGGGCGCTGGAGCGACGACCAGATCATCGAGGAGCACCGCTTCACCCTCGAACTCGCCGGCCACGAGCTCTCCGTGGTGGCCCCCTGGCTGAACCAGGCCGGTGCGAGCCTCTTCCACTACAAGGGGTTCCGCTTCGCGCTCTACCCGCGCCAGGGGGGGCACGCCCCCGAGTTCGACAACGACGCGAACCTCCTGATCCTCGGCCGCATGTTGGGCCGGATCCACAGTATCGGCGCAGTGCGCCCCTTCGAGCACCGCCCCGCGCTCACAAGCGGCGACTTCGGCTACGACAGCTCCGCCTTCATCGCCGAGCGTTTCATACCGGACGAGTACCGCGAGAGCTACCAGGCGGTGACGCGGCAGCTTTTGCAGGGGATCGACGATGCCTTCGCCTCGGTACCGCAGCTCGCCTGCGTCCGGGCTCACGGCGACTGCCACGCCGGGAACATCCTGTGGCGCGACGACGCCCCCCATTTTGTCGACTTCGACGACGCGCGCATGGCGCCGGCGGTCCAGGACCTCTGGATGATGCTCTCGGGAGACCGGCCGCGCCAGCTGGCGCAGCTTGCCCAGCTCGTAAAGGGGTACCGCGAGTTTTACGATTTCAACCCTGCCGAGCTGCGCCTCATCGAGCCCCTGCGGGCGCTGCGCATGATGCATTACAGCGCGTGGCTTGCCCGGCGCTGGGATGATCCCGCTTTCCCCGTCGCCTTCCCCTGGTTCAACACGGTGCGCTACTGGGGTGAGCATCTGCTCCAGTTGCGCGAGCAGCTGGCGGCGCTGGATGAGCCGCCGCTGGAACTCCCCTGA
- the uvrA gene encoding excinuclease ABC subunit UvrA, translated as MATNKIIVKGACEHNLKCIDVEIPRDQLVVITGISGSGKSTLAFDTIYAEGQRRYVESLSAYARQFLEQMEKPDVESIEGLSPAISIEQKTTSKNPRSTVGTVTEIYDYLRLLFARIGKPHCYNCGRLITSQTVSQMVDQIAALPQGAKLTLLSPIVRGRKGEYKKELAQLRKDGFVRVVVDGETHDLAEEITLDKKKKHDIDIVVDRLVVKPGFEKRLADSLETALSHAEGIVKVALSEDESRGVKAETHLFSESAACIECGISYPEMTPRMFSFNNPYGACPDCTGLGTRMYLDAELVIPEPELSLADGAIAPWEKRFSGWYQQTLAALAKAYGFDMHAPFKSLSKKAKDVILNGSQGEQVEFWWIDETGKKHNYKKAFEGVLNNLERRHRESESEQVREELEKYMGVMPCPTCEGARLKKEALHVTVGERNIRQVTALSIKDSLAFFAALSLTDKEEDIARRILKEIRERLNFLVNVGLDYLSLDRSSGTLSGGEGQRIRLATQIGSSLVGVLYILDEPSIGLHQRDNGRLLSTLRHLRDIGNTVLVVEHDEETITEADWVIDMGPGAGVHGGEVVAEGTPAEIMANPHSLTGRYLSGALTIPIPKKRRKGHRFLHIEGAAENNLKNVSVDVPLGVMTCITGVSGSGKSSLIIDTLYKTLNQRLYKSREKAGAVRAIRGTEVLDKVINIDQSPIGRTPRSNPATYTGLFTEIREIFAQLPESKVRGYKPGRYSFNVKGGRCEACSGDGIIKIEMHFLPDVYVECEVCKGARYNRETLEVRFKGHSIAEVLDMTVSQALVFLEHIPRIRTKLQTLEEVGLGYIKLGQSATTLSGGEAQRVKLAKELSKRATGRTIYILDEPTTGLHFADIAKLLEVLHKLVEAGNTIVVIEHNLDVIKTADWIIDLGPEGGDRGGEIIAVGTPEQVARVERSYTGQYLAKMLP; from the coding sequence ATGGCAACGAACAAGATCATCGTAAAAGGTGCCTGCGAGCACAACCTCAAATGCATCGACGTCGAAATCCCGCGCGACCAGCTCGTGGTCATCACCGGCATATCCGGCTCGGGGAAATCGACGCTCGCCTTCGACACCATCTACGCGGAGGGGCAGCGGCGCTACGTCGAGTCCCTCTCCGCCTATGCACGGCAGTTCCTGGAGCAGATGGAGAAACCCGACGTCGAATCGATCGAGGGACTCTCCCCGGCCATCTCCATCGAACAGAAGACTACCAGCAAGAACCCCCGGTCGACGGTGGGGACCGTCACCGAAATCTACGATTACCTCCGCCTGCTCTTCGCCCGCATCGGCAAGCCGCACTGCTACAACTGCGGCAGGCTCATCACGTCGCAGACGGTGTCGCAGATGGTGGACCAGATCGCTGCGCTCCCCCAGGGGGCGAAGCTGACCCTGCTCTCCCCGATCGTGCGCGGCAGGAAGGGGGAGTACAAAAAGGAACTGGCGCAGCTTAGAAAGGACGGCTTCGTCAGGGTCGTCGTCGACGGCGAGACCCACGACCTCGCCGAGGAGATCACCCTCGACAAGAAGAAAAAGCACGACATCGACATCGTGGTGGACCGTCTGGTGGTGAAGCCGGGTTTCGAGAAGCGTCTCGCGGATTCCTTGGAGACGGCGCTCTCCCATGCTGAGGGGATCGTGAAGGTGGCGCTCTCCGAGGATGAAAGCCGCGGTGTGAAGGCCGAGACCCACCTCTTCTCGGAGTCGGCGGCCTGCATCGAGTGTGGCATCTCCTATCCCGAGATGACCCCGCGCATGTTCTCCTTCAACAACCCTTACGGCGCCTGCCCGGACTGCACCGGCCTTGGCACGCGCATGTACCTCGACGCCGAGCTGGTCATCCCGGAGCCTGAACTCTCGCTCGCCGACGGCGCCATCGCACCCTGGGAGAAGCGCTTCTCCGGGTGGTACCAGCAGACGCTCGCCGCGCTCGCCAAGGCCTACGGCTTCGACATGCATGCCCCCTTCAAGAGCCTCTCGAAGAAGGCGAAGGACGTGATCCTGAACGGCTCGCAAGGGGAACAGGTCGAGTTCTGGTGGATCGACGAGACCGGGAAGAAGCACAACTACAAGAAGGCCTTCGAAGGGGTGCTGAACAACCTGGAGCGGCGCCACCGCGAGAGCGAATCGGAGCAGGTGCGCGAGGAGCTCGAGAAGTACATGGGGGTTATGCCGTGCCCGACCTGCGAGGGTGCGCGCCTCAAAAAGGAGGCGCTCCACGTGACGGTGGGGGAAAGAAACATCCGGCAGGTGACCGCGCTTTCCATCAAGGACTCCCTCGCCTTCTTCGCCGCGCTGTCGCTTACCGACAAGGAAGAGGACATCGCACGCAGGATCCTGAAGGAGATCAGGGAGCGCCTGAACTTCCTGGTCAACGTAGGGCTCGACTACCTCTCCCTGGACCGCTCCTCCGGGACCCTTTCAGGGGGTGAGGGACAGAGGATCAGGCTCGCCACCCAGATCGGCTCATCGCTCGTCGGGGTCCTCTACATCCTCGACGAGCCTTCCATCGGGCTGCACCAGCGCGACAACGGGCGTCTGCTCTCGACGCTTCGGCACCTGCGCGACATCGGCAACACGGTGCTCGTCGTTGAGCACGACGAGGAGACCATCACCGAGGCGGACTGGGTCATCGACATGGGGCCGGGGGCAGGGGTGCACGGTGGCGAGGTGGTGGCAGAGGGGACTCCGGCCGAGATCATGGCGAACCCGCACTCCCTGACCGGGCGCTACCTCTCCGGCGCGCTCACCATCCCGATACCTAAAAAGCGCAGGAAAGGGCACCGCTTCCTGCACATCGAGGGGGCGGCGGAGAACAACCTGAAGAACGTGAGCGTCGACGTGCCGCTCGGGGTGATGACCTGCATCACCGGCGTCTCGGGTTCGGGCAAGTCGTCACTCATCATCGACACCCTGTACAAGACGCTGAACCAGCGCCTCTACAAGAGCCGCGAGAAGGCGGGGGCGGTGCGGGCGATCCGCGGCACCGAGGTGCTCGACAAGGTCATCAACATCGACCAGTCCCCCATCGGGCGGACACCGCGCTCGAACCCGGCGACCTACACCGGGCTCTTTACCGAGATCCGGGAGATCTTCGCCCAGCTGCCGGAATCGAAGGTGCGCGGCTACAAGCCGGGACGCTACTCCTTCAACGTGAAGGGGGGGCGCTGCGAGGCCTGCTCGGGGGACGGCATCATAAAGATAGAGATGCACTTTCTCCCGGACGTGTACGTGGAGTGCGAGGTCTGCAAGGGGGCCCGTTACAACCGCGAAACCCTCGAGGTGCGCTTCAAGGGGCACTCCATCGCCGAGGTCCTGGACATGACGGTCTCGCAGGCCCTCGTTTTCCTGGAGCACATCCCGCGCATCAGGACGAAGCTGCAGACCCTGGAAGAGGTAGGGCTCGGCTACATAAAGCTCGGCCAGTCGGCCACGACCCTCTCCGGCGGCGAGGCGCAGCGCGTGAAGCTCGCCAAGGAACTCTCCAAGCGCGCTACCGGGCGCACCATCTACATCCTGGACGAGCCGACCACGGGCCTTCATTTCGCCGATATCGCGAAGCTTTTGGAGGTGCTGCACAAGCTCGTGGAGGCGGGGAATACCATCGTGGTGATCGAGCACAACCTGGACGTCATCAAGACGGCGGACTGGATCATCGACCTCGGGCCGGAAGGCGGGGACCGCGGCGGAGAGATCATCGCAGTCGGCACCCCGGAGCAGGTGGCTCGCGTCGAGCGCTCCTACACGGGGCAGTACCTCGCGAAGATGCTCCCCTAG